The following proteins come from a genomic window of Populus nigra chromosome 6, ddPopNigr1.1, whole genome shotgun sequence:
- the LOC133697318 gene encoding uncharacterized protein LOC133697318 gives MELLASYNEQIGALVLGNAPQNAKYTSHQIQKEILHVFARNVQSSIRHEIGDARFCLIVDKARDESRREQMALVIRFVDRSGFIRERFLDIVHVKDTTVATLKEEISFVLSHHNLDVQNIRGQGYDGASNMRGEWNGLQALFINDCPYAYYVHCLAHQLQLALIAAAREISDVHTFFQNLIFIINIVSASCKRNDELRAFQASTIEHLVDIGEIETGKGVNQVGGLQRPGDNRWSSHFKSICSLIKMYGATCLVFENIAVDGSTYSQRSDAAFSFKLLMSFDFALILHIMKDVMGITDMLCQALQQKS, from the coding sequence atgGAACTTTTAGCATCATACAATGAACAAATAGGTGCTCTTGTTTTGGGTAATGCTCCACAAAATGCTAAATACACCtcacatcaaattcaaaaagaaattttgcatGTCTTTGCTAGAAATGTTCAGTCTTCAATTCGTCATGAGATTGGTGATgcaagattttgtttaattgttgaTAAAGCTCGAGATGAATCTAGAAGAGAACAAATGGCCCTTGTTATTAGGTTTGTTGATAGAAGTGGATTTATACGAGAACGATTTTTGGATATAGTTCATGTCAAAGATACAACTGTTGCAACTCTTAAGGAAGagatttcctttgttttatctCATCATAATCTGGATGTTCAAAATATTAGGGGTCAAGGGTATGATGGTGCCAGTAATATGCGTGGAGAGTGGAATGGTTTGCAAGCTTTATTCATTAATGATTGCCCTTatgcatattatgtacattgctTAGCTCATCAATTACAATTGGCTCTTATTGCTGCAGCTAGAGAAATATCTGATGTTCACACTTTCTttcagaatttgatttttattattaacattgttAGTGCTTCTTGTAAGCGTAATGATGAATTACGGGCTTTTCAAGCGTCTACAATTGAACATTTAGTTGATATTGGTGAGATTGAAACGGGTAAAGGAGTTAATCAAGTTGGTGGTTTGCAACGACCTGGAGATAACAGATGGAGTTCGCACTTCAAATCAATTTGcagtttgataaaaatgtatGGGGCAACTTGCTTGGTTTTTGAAAACATTGCTGTAGATGGATCTACTTATTCTCAACGTAGTGATGCGGCTTTTTCATTTAAGTTGctaatgtcatttgattttgcaCTCATCTTACATATAATGAAGGATGTTATGGGAATTACTGATATGCTTTGCCAAGCTCTGCAACAAAAATCTTAA
- the LOC133696564 gene encoding cullin-1 isoform X1, producing the protein MTMNERKTIDLEQGWEFMQKGITKLKNILEGLSEPQFSSEDYMMLYTTIYNMCTQKPPHDYSQQLYDKYRESFEEYITSTVLPSLREKHDEFMLRELVKRWANHKVMVRWLSRFFHYLDRYFIARRSLPPLNEVGLACFRNQVYQELNGKVRDAVISLIDQEREGEQIDRALLKNVLDIFVEIGMGQMDYYENDFEAAMLKDTAAYYSRKASNWILDDSCPDYMLKAEECLMREKDRVSHYLHSSSEPKLLEKVQHEELSVYANQLLEKEHSGCHALLRDDKVEDLSRMFRLFSKIPRGLDPVSSIFKQHVTAEGTALVKQAEDAASSKKADKKDVVGLQEQVFVRKVIELHDKYLAYVNNCFQNHTLFHKALKEAFEVFCNKGVAGSSSAELLATFCDNILKKGGSEKLSDEAIEETLEKVVKLLAYISDKDLFAEFYRKKLARRLLFDKSANDDHERSILTKLKQQCGGQFTSKMEGMVTDLTLARENQTSFEEYLSNNPNANPGIDLTVTVLTTGFWPSYKSFDLNLPAEMVKCVEVFREFYQIKTKHRKLTWIYSLGTCNLIGKFEPKTMELIVTTYQASALLLFNSSDRLSYSEIMTQLNLTDDDVVRLLHSLSCAKYKILNKEPNTKTISPTDHFEFNSKFTDKMRRIKIPLPPVDEKKKVIEDVDKDRRYAIDASIVRIMKSRKVLGHQQLVMECVEQLGRMFKPDFKAIKKRIEDLITRDYLERDKENPNLFRYLA; encoded by the exons ATGACGATGAATGAGCGGAAGACTATTGATCTTGAACAAGGATGGGAGTTTATGCAGAAGGGAATTACTAAGCTGAAGAACATCCTAGAAGGGTTGTCTGAGCCACAGTTCAGCTCCGAGGACTACATGATGCTATACAC aaccATTTACAACATGTGTACGCAGAAGCCTCCTCATGATTATTCCCAACAGCTATATGACAAGTACCGGGAGTCTTTTGAAGAATACATTACTTCAACG GTATTGCCATCCTTAAGGGAGAAGCATGATGAGTTTATGTTACGAGAGCTAGTTAAAAGGTGGGCAAACCATAAAGTCATGGTCAGGTGGCTTTCTCGTTTCTTCCATTACCTTGATCGCTATTTTATTGCCCGAAGGTCACTTCCACCCCTTAATGAAGTTGGACTTGCTTGTTTCCGCAATCAG GTGTACCAAGAGTTGAATGGGAAAGTGAGGGATGCTGTAATTTCTCTG ATTGATCAAGAGCGTGAAGGAGAGCAGATTGACCGAGCTTTATTGAAGAATGTCTTAGATATATTTGTTGAAATCGGAATGGGGCAGATGGATTATTATGAAAATGACTTTGAAGCAGCGATGCTTAAAGATACAGCTGCTTATTATTCTCGGAAAGCATCAAACTGGATCCTAGATGATTCATGTCCAGATTACATGTTAAAG GCTGAGGAGTGTCTAATGAGGGAGAAAGATAGGGTTTCTCATTACTTGCATTCCAGTAGTGAGCCAAAATTGCTGGAG AAAGTTCAACATGAGGAGTTGTCTGTATATGCCAACCAGCTGCTTGAAAAAGAGCACTCTGGATGTCATGCACTGCTTAGAGATGACAAG GTGGAGGATTTATCAAGAATGTTCAGGCTCTTTTCTAAAATACCTCGAGGCTTAGATCCTGTTTCTAGTATATTTAAGCAG CATGTCACTGCTGAAGGTACAGCTTTGGTCAAACAGGCTGAAGATGCAGCAAGCAGCAAGAAG gcagATAAAAAGGACGTGGTTGGCTTGCAGGAACAG GTTTTTGTCAGGAAGGTGATTGAGCTGCATGACAAATATCTGGCATATGTCAACAATTGTTTTCAGAACCACACTCTTTTCCACAAG GCCCTCAAGGAAGCTTTTGAGGTCTTTTGCAACAAGGGTGTTGCTGGAAGTTCAAGTGCAGAATTACTAGCAACCTTTTGTGATAACATTCTTAAGAAAGGTGGGAGTGAGAAACTGAGTGATGAGGCCATTGAGGAAACACTGGAGAAG GTTGTGAAGCTGCTTGCTTATATTAGCGACAAAGACTTGTTTGCTGAATTTTATAG GAAAAAGCTTGCTCGACGTCTACTTTTTGATAAGAGTGCCAATGATGACCATGAGAGAAGCATTTTGACAAAGCTGAAGCAGCAATGTGGTGGGCAGTTCACCTCAAAGATGGAGGGAATG GTTACGGACTTGACATTAGCTCGGGAAAACCAAACCAGTTTTGAGGAGTATCTAAGCAACAACCCAAATGCAAATCCAGGAATTGACTTGACGGTTACAGTTTTGACAACTGGCTTCTGGCCTAGTTACAAGTCTTTTGATTTGAACCTTCCAGCGGAGATG GTCAAGTGTGTTGAAGTTTTTAgagaattttatcaaataaaaacaaagcacAGGAAACTTACGTGGATATACTCATTGGGTACCTGTAATCTTATTGGGAAATTTGAACCAAAAACCATGGAGTTGATTGTGACAACCTATCAG GCTTCTGCACTGTTGCTTTTTAACTCCTCAGATAGATTGAGTTATTCAGAGATCATGACTCAATTGAACTTGACTGATGATGATGTTGTTAGACTGCTCCACTCTTTGTCATGTGCAAAGTATAAGATTCTAAACAAAGAgccaaatacaaaaacaatatctCCTACCGATCACTTTGAATTCAACTCCAAATTTACTGACAAAATGAGGAGGATCAAG ATTCCTCTGCCTCCTGTAgatgaaaagaagaaagtaaTTGAAGATGTTGATAAGGACAGAAGGTATGCGATTGATGCATCAATTGTGCGCATCATGAAGAGCCGCAAAGTTTTGGGTCACCAGCAATTGGTTATGGAGTGTGTTGAGCAGTTGGGTCGCATGTTCAAG CCTGATTTCAAGGCAATTAAAAAACGGATTGAAGATCTGATTACTCGAGACTATCTTGAAAGGGACAAAGAAAACCCCAATTTGTTCAGATACTTGGCATAA
- the LOC133696564 gene encoding cullin-1 isoform X2, translating into MLRELVKRWANHKVMVRWLSRFFHYLDRYFIARRSLPPLNEVGLACFRNQVYQELNGKVRDAVISLIDQEREGEQIDRALLKNVLDIFVEIGMGQMDYYENDFEAAMLKDTAAYYSRKASNWILDDSCPDYMLKAEECLMREKDRVSHYLHSSSEPKLLEKVQHEELSVYANQLLEKEHSGCHALLRDDKVEDLSRMFRLFSKIPRGLDPVSSIFKQHVTAEGTALVKQAEDAASSKKADKKDVVGLQEQVFVRKVIELHDKYLAYVNNCFQNHTLFHKALKEAFEVFCNKGVAGSSSAELLATFCDNILKKGGSEKLSDEAIEETLEKVVKLLAYISDKDLFAEFYRKKLARRLLFDKSANDDHERSILTKLKQQCGGQFTSKMEGMVTDLTLARENQTSFEEYLSNNPNANPGIDLTVTVLTTGFWPSYKSFDLNLPAEMVKCVEVFREFYQIKTKHRKLTWIYSLGTCNLIGKFEPKTMELIVTTYQASALLLFNSSDRLSYSEIMTQLNLTDDDVVRLLHSLSCAKYKILNKEPNTKTISPTDHFEFNSKFTDKMRRIKIPLPPVDEKKKVIEDVDKDRRYAIDASIVRIMKSRKVLGHQQLVMECVEQLGRMFKPDFKAIKKRIEDLITRDYLERDKENPNLFRYLA; encoded by the exons ATGTTACGAGAGCTAGTTAAAAGGTGGGCAAACCATAAAGTCATGGTCAGGTGGCTTTCTCGTTTCTTCCATTACCTTGATCGCTATTTTATTGCCCGAAGGTCACTTCCACCCCTTAATGAAGTTGGACTTGCTTGTTTCCGCAATCAG GTGTACCAAGAGTTGAATGGGAAAGTGAGGGATGCTGTAATTTCTCTG ATTGATCAAGAGCGTGAAGGAGAGCAGATTGACCGAGCTTTATTGAAGAATGTCTTAGATATATTTGTTGAAATCGGAATGGGGCAGATGGATTATTATGAAAATGACTTTGAAGCAGCGATGCTTAAAGATACAGCTGCTTATTATTCTCGGAAAGCATCAAACTGGATCCTAGATGATTCATGTCCAGATTACATGTTAAAG GCTGAGGAGTGTCTAATGAGGGAGAAAGATAGGGTTTCTCATTACTTGCATTCCAGTAGTGAGCCAAAATTGCTGGAG AAAGTTCAACATGAGGAGTTGTCTGTATATGCCAACCAGCTGCTTGAAAAAGAGCACTCTGGATGTCATGCACTGCTTAGAGATGACAAG GTGGAGGATTTATCAAGAATGTTCAGGCTCTTTTCTAAAATACCTCGAGGCTTAGATCCTGTTTCTAGTATATTTAAGCAG CATGTCACTGCTGAAGGTACAGCTTTGGTCAAACAGGCTGAAGATGCAGCAAGCAGCAAGAAG gcagATAAAAAGGACGTGGTTGGCTTGCAGGAACAG GTTTTTGTCAGGAAGGTGATTGAGCTGCATGACAAATATCTGGCATATGTCAACAATTGTTTTCAGAACCACACTCTTTTCCACAAG GCCCTCAAGGAAGCTTTTGAGGTCTTTTGCAACAAGGGTGTTGCTGGAAGTTCAAGTGCAGAATTACTAGCAACCTTTTGTGATAACATTCTTAAGAAAGGTGGGAGTGAGAAACTGAGTGATGAGGCCATTGAGGAAACACTGGAGAAG GTTGTGAAGCTGCTTGCTTATATTAGCGACAAAGACTTGTTTGCTGAATTTTATAG GAAAAAGCTTGCTCGACGTCTACTTTTTGATAAGAGTGCCAATGATGACCATGAGAGAAGCATTTTGACAAAGCTGAAGCAGCAATGTGGTGGGCAGTTCACCTCAAAGATGGAGGGAATG GTTACGGACTTGACATTAGCTCGGGAAAACCAAACCAGTTTTGAGGAGTATCTAAGCAACAACCCAAATGCAAATCCAGGAATTGACTTGACGGTTACAGTTTTGACAACTGGCTTCTGGCCTAGTTACAAGTCTTTTGATTTGAACCTTCCAGCGGAGATG GTCAAGTGTGTTGAAGTTTTTAgagaattttatcaaataaaaacaaagcacAGGAAACTTACGTGGATATACTCATTGGGTACCTGTAATCTTATTGGGAAATTTGAACCAAAAACCATGGAGTTGATTGTGACAACCTATCAG GCTTCTGCACTGTTGCTTTTTAACTCCTCAGATAGATTGAGTTATTCAGAGATCATGACTCAATTGAACTTGACTGATGATGATGTTGTTAGACTGCTCCACTCTTTGTCATGTGCAAAGTATAAGATTCTAAACAAAGAgccaaatacaaaaacaatatctCCTACCGATCACTTTGAATTCAACTCCAAATTTACTGACAAAATGAGGAGGATCAAG ATTCCTCTGCCTCCTGTAgatgaaaagaagaaagtaaTTGAAGATGTTGATAAGGACAGAAGGTATGCGATTGATGCATCAATTGTGCGCATCATGAAGAGCCGCAAAGTTTTGGGTCACCAGCAATTGGTTATGGAGTGTGTTGAGCAGTTGGGTCGCATGTTCAAG CCTGATTTCAAGGCAATTAAAAAACGGATTGAAGATCTGATTACTCGAGACTATCTTGAAAGGGACAAAGAAAACCCCAATTTGTTCAGATACTTGGCATAA
- the LOC133695703 gene encoding protein SRG1 isoform X2: protein MQSCVSLKLSELRKARPATIPERFVRDMTERPTLATALQPPDTVPIIDFSRLVKGNKDEYKSEMLQLTRACEEWGFFQVINHGIDLSLLESIEKVARDFFVLPLEEKQKYPMLPGTVQGYGQAFVFSEDQKLDWCNMFALGLEPHFIRVPKLWPAKPLKFSETVEVYSGEVRKLCQHLLEYIAMTLNLRTDFFEEMFGVAVQAIRMNYYPPCARPDLVLGLSPHSDGSALTVLQQGKGGSVGLQILKDNKWMPIQPVPNAFVINIGDTLEVLTNGKYKSVEHRAVTHKEKDRLSIVTFYAPSYEIELGPIPELVDENNPCKYRTYNHGEYSKHYVTSKLQGKKTLEFAKVESKKPT from the exons ATGCAGAGTTGTGTAAGCTTGAAGCTATCGG AACTGAGAAAGGCTAGGCCAGCAACAATCCCTGAAAGATTTGTTAGGGACATGACAGAAAGACCAACACTGGCCACAGCTCTACAGCCTCCTGATACCGTTCCCATCATTGATTTCTCAAGGCTTGTTAAAGGCAATAAAGATGAATACAAGAGTGAAATGTTGCAGCTGACAAGAGCTTGCGAGGAGTGGGGTTTTTTTCAG GTGATTAACCACGGGATTGATCTGAGTTTGCTGGAGAGTATAGAGAAGGTTGCCAGGGATTTCTTCGTTCTGCCTTTAGAGGAGAAGCAGAAGTATCCCATGTTGCCAGGGACTGTTCAGGGATATGGACAGGCCTTTGTGTTCTCTGAGGACCAAAAGCTGGACTGGTGCAACAtgtttgctcttgggcttgagCCCCACTTTATAAGGGTCCCAAAACTATGGCCAGCAAAGCCACTCAAGTTCAG TGAAACTGTAGAGGTCTATTCAGGAGAAGTGAGGAAGCTGTGTCAGCATCTACTGGAATATATAGCCATGACACTAAACCTGAGAACAGATTTTTTTGAAGAGATGTTTGGGGTGGCTGTGCAAGCCATAAGGATGAACTACTACCCACCATGTGCAAGACCGGACCTTGTTTTAGGTCTGAGTCCGCATTCAGATGGAAGTGCCCTTACAGTGTTGCAGCAAGGGAAGGGTGGTTCAGTAGGACTCCAAATCCTTAAAGACAACAAATGGATGCCTATTCAGCCCGTTCCAAATGCATTTGTCATCAACATTGGCGACACTTTAGAA GTTTTAACAAATGGAAAATACAAGAGTGTGGAACACAGAGCAGTGACTCACAAGGAAAAAGACAGGCTCTCTATTGTCACATTTTATGCCCCTAGCTATGAAATAGAGCTTGGACCAATTCCAGAACTGGTGGATGAGAACAACCCATGCAAGTATAGGACATACAATCATGGAGAGTACAGTAAACACTATGTAACTAGCAAGTTGCAAGGCAAGAAAACCCTGGAATTTGCCAAAGTTGAAAGCAAGAAACCTACTTAG
- the LOC133695703 gene encoding protein SRG1 isoform X1 codes for MAPVPISPINVGHIDDVQELRKARPATIPERFVRDMTERPTLATALQPPDTVPIIDFSRLVKGNKDEYKSEMLQLTRACEEWGFFQVINHGIDLSLLESIEKVARDFFVLPLEEKQKYPMLPGTVQGYGQAFVFSEDQKLDWCNMFALGLEPHFIRVPKLWPAKPLKFSETVEVYSGEVRKLCQHLLEYIAMTLNLRTDFFEEMFGVAVQAIRMNYYPPCARPDLVLGLSPHSDGSALTVLQQGKGGSVGLQILKDNKWMPIQPVPNAFVINIGDTLEVLTNGKYKSVEHRAVTHKEKDRLSIVTFYAPSYEIELGPIPELVDENNPCKYRTYNHGEYSKHYVTSKLQGKKTLEFAKVESKKPT; via the exons ATGGCTCCTGTTCCCATTTCTCCAATTAACGTTGGTCATATTGATGATGTTCAAGAACTGAGAAAGGCTAGGCCAGCAACAATCCCTGAAAGATTTGTTAGGGACATGACAGAAAGACCAACACTGGCCACAGCTCTACAGCCTCCTGATACCGTTCCCATCATTGATTTCTCAAGGCTTGTTAAAGGCAATAAAGATGAATACAAGAGTGAAATGTTGCAGCTGACAAGAGCTTGCGAGGAGTGGGGTTTTTTTCAG GTGATTAACCACGGGATTGATCTGAGTTTGCTGGAGAGTATAGAGAAGGTTGCCAGGGATTTCTTCGTTCTGCCTTTAGAGGAGAAGCAGAAGTATCCCATGTTGCCAGGGACTGTTCAGGGATATGGACAGGCCTTTGTGTTCTCTGAGGACCAAAAGCTGGACTGGTGCAACAtgtttgctcttgggcttgagCCCCACTTTATAAGGGTCCCAAAACTATGGCCAGCAAAGCCACTCAAGTTCAG TGAAACTGTAGAGGTCTATTCAGGAGAAGTGAGGAAGCTGTGTCAGCATCTACTGGAATATATAGCCATGACACTAAACCTGAGAACAGATTTTTTTGAAGAGATGTTTGGGGTGGCTGTGCAAGCCATAAGGATGAACTACTACCCACCATGTGCAAGACCGGACCTTGTTTTAGGTCTGAGTCCGCATTCAGATGGAAGTGCCCTTACAGTGTTGCAGCAAGGGAAGGGTGGTTCAGTAGGACTCCAAATCCTTAAAGACAACAAATGGATGCCTATTCAGCCCGTTCCAAATGCATTTGTCATCAACATTGGCGACACTTTAGAA GTTTTAACAAATGGAAAATACAAGAGTGTGGAACACAGAGCAGTGACTCACAAGGAAAAAGACAGGCTCTCTATTGTCACATTTTATGCCCCTAGCTATGAAATAGAGCTTGGACCAATTCCAGAACTGGTGGATGAGAACAACCCATGCAAGTATAGGACATACAATCATGGAGAGTACAGTAAACACTATGTAACTAGCAAGTTGCAAGGCAAGAAAACCCTGGAATTTGCCAAAGTTGAAAGCAAGAAACCTACTTAG